In the Kitasatospora terrestris genome, one interval contains:
- a CDS encoding ABC transporter ATP-binding protein: protein MTTVVGLRAAARVEDAVKTYGLGDTRVRALDHVTVEFPVARFTAIMGPSGSGKSTLMHCAAGLDTLTAGSAWIGDTELGTLNDRRLTVLRREKVGFVFQAFNLVPTLTVRENITLPLDLAGADGDQEWIDALIDVVGLGDRLAHRPSQLSGGQQQRVAVARALAGRPQVVFADEPTGNLDSRSGAEVLGLLRDSVDTMGQAVVMVTHDPVAAGYADEVLFLADGRLVGSMTEPTADRVLDRMKALDARTADGISDGTAARTSSEGADGGERR from the coding sequence GTGACGACCGTGGTCGGACTGCGGGCCGCCGCGCGGGTCGAGGACGCGGTGAAGACGTACGGCCTGGGCGACACCAGGGTGCGCGCGCTGGACCACGTCACCGTGGAGTTCCCGGTGGCGCGGTTCACCGCCATCATGGGGCCGTCCGGCTCCGGCAAGTCCACCCTGATGCACTGCGCCGCCGGACTCGACACCCTCACCGCCGGCAGTGCCTGGATCGGCGACACCGAGCTCGGCACGCTGAACGACCGGCGACTGACGGTCCTGCGGAGGGAGAAGGTCGGCTTCGTCTTCCAGGCGTTCAACCTGGTCCCGACGCTGACCGTCCGGGAGAACATCACCCTGCCGCTCGACCTGGCCGGTGCCGACGGCGACCAGGAGTGGATCGACGCGCTGATCGACGTGGTCGGACTCGGCGACCGGCTCGCCCACCGGCCGAGCCAGCTCTCCGGCGGGCAGCAGCAGCGCGTCGCCGTCGCCCGCGCCCTGGCCGGCCGCCCCCAGGTCGTGTTCGCCGACGAACCCACCGGCAACCTCGACTCCCGCAGCGGCGCCGAAGTCCTCGGCCTGCTGCGGGACTCCGTCGACACCATGGGCCAGGCCGTCGTCATGGTCACCCACGACCCGGTCGCCGCCGGCTACGCCGACGAGGTGCTGTTCCTGGCCGACGGGCGACTCGTCGGCTCGATGACCGAACCCACCGCCGACCGCGTCCTCGACCGGATGAAGGCCCTGGACGCCAGGACCGCCGACGGGATCTCCGACGGGACCGCCGCCAGGACCTCCAGCGAGGGCGCGGACGGGGGCGAGCGACGATGA
- a CDS encoding SHOCT domain-containing protein, translating into MHTLLAHAADGSWPGPWILLVPLFWLSAVLLVVLVVRRVLWRRGGCGYGWGYGRGADSPLAALGRRYADGEIDADEYRARRAVLTERHDLRGGAK; encoded by the coding sequence ACCCTGCTCGCCCACGCCGCCGACGGCTCCTGGCCCGGCCCGTGGATCCTGCTGGTCCCGCTGTTCTGGCTCTCGGCGGTCCTCCTCGTGGTGCTGGTGGTGCGCCGCGTCCTGTGGCGGCGCGGCGGCTGCGGGTACGGCTGGGGGTACGGCCGCGGCGCGGACTCGCCGCTCGCCGCGCTCGGCCGCCGGTACGCCGACGGAGAGATCGACGCCGACGAGTACCGGGCCCGCCGGGCCGTCCTGACCGAGCGCCACGACCTCCGCGGCGGTGCCAAGTGA